AACCGGAGCTTGAAGAGCTGGGTCTGAAGGTCCTCCTCGTCCTTGAGGAGCTCCTCCATCGTCTTTTCCCGAAGGGCCGAAGCCCGGAGCGCTTTCACGTCAGAACCCCCGGTGAACGAAGGCGGCCTTCAGCGGTAGCTTGTGGGAGGCCAGGCGCATCGCCTCCCGGGCCACCTCCTCGGTGACCCCTTCCATCTCGAAGATCACCTTCCCCGGCCGCACCACCGCCACCCATCCTTCCGGCGCCCCCTTCCCCTTGCCCATGCGGGTCTCGGCCGGCTTCTTGGTGATCGGCTTGTCGGGAAAGATGCGAACCCAGATCTTGCCGCCGCGCTTCACGAAACGGGTCATCGCCACGCGGCCCGCTTCGATCTGCTTGTCGGTGATCCAGCCGCATTCCATCACTTTCAGCCCGTAATCCCCGAAGCTGACGGTGCTCCCCCGCTGCGCCTTGCCGCGGCGGCGTCCCCTCATCTGCTTCCGGTATTTGACCTTCTTCGGCATCAGCATGTCAGATCCCCGCCCGGCCCGGGCTGCCCACGGTATCGCCGGGCCGCTCCTCGCCAACCCCCGGCCGCGCCCGCACCTCTCCCTTGTAGATCCAGATCTTCACGCCGATAGCTCCGTAAGTGGTCCGCGCCTCCGCGAAGCCGTAGTCGATGTCGGCCCGCAGCGTATGGAGCGGCAGCTGCCCCTCGAGATACCACTCGGTGCGGGCGATCTCGGCACCCCCGAGCCTGCCGGAGCAGCGGATTCGCACGCCTTTCGCGCC
The genomic region above belongs to Candidatus Polarisedimenticolia bacterium and contains:
- the rplP gene encoding 50S ribosomal protein L16, whose product is MLMPKKVKYRKQMRGRRRGKAQRGSTVSFGDYGLKVMECGWITDKQIEAGRVAMTRFVKRGGKIWVRIFPDKPITKKPAETRMGKGKGAPEGWVAVVRPGKVIFEMEGVTEEVAREAMRLASHKLPLKAAFVHRGF